One segment of Argiope bruennichi chromosome 11, qqArgBrue1.1, whole genome shotgun sequence DNA contains the following:
- the LOC129956531 gene encoding uncharacterized protein LOC129956531 → MQLRFLFGKKSGDDHDKMNGDHFEKGIESVLPKLKKNSVIVMDKASYHSVKMEKIPTTSWTKKSTQEWFSQKHISWDKDMIKIELLQKVSEVKHFYDIYRVETIAEKYGHTILRLPPYHSELNPIDMIWS, encoded by the coding sequence ATGCAGCTGagatttttatttggaaaaaaaagtggTGACGATCATGACAAGATGAATGGAGATCATTTTGAAAAAGGGATAGAAAGTGTTCTTCctaaattgaagaaaaacagTGTAATCGTAATGGACAAGGCTTCTTATCATTCtgtaaaaatggagaaaattccTACAACTTCTTGGACTAAAAAGTCTACTCAAGAATGGTTCTCCCAAAAGCATATTTCCTGGGATAAAGACATGATAAAAATCGAACTTTTGCAGAAAGTTTCtgaagtgaaacatttttatgatatataccGAGTAGAAactattgcagaaaaatatgGACATACAATTTTGAGATTGCCACCTTACCACAGCGAGTTAAATCCTATTGACATGATTTGGAGTTAA
- the LOC129956532 gene encoding uncharacterized protein LOC129956532 — protein MPLGLNPHQYRMGRKNFAPFSGQQKNVNLFEKPFDKFFIVKRISENNETFNSVSPFLVEKAMTGALGEVVSTRKLRSGDLLVEVGSRKQAQQIIKLKVLASLTGSESAHTALNSSKGVITCGELFNDTLDKITAELKPEKVTHVCRITIRRDGQLLLTKHFILTFSRPKLTERVKVGYMRLAVRPYIPNPLWCFQCQRFGHSKSNCRGTLTCARYAVKGHESQQCSAEEKCVNCNGNHTSFSRSCPRWLMEKQILTIKHKENISYSEARRKVQCVQTPTPGVTCASVLQKQFCANCSCTNCVKNINESKPPVKSDSDSEKSVTSAPETGKPEIAQRKRKSNESLKLKLSKRGVSEKHLSQKIKASSLHNSVTLGLANQGIVQKDLSSIFSGVPNCLELIALHSSEEEDEIQMSCAISIFWCNARVLIHLDETILVKITLN, from the coding sequence atgccgctgGGCCTGAAtccccatcaatatcgtatgggccgTAAAAACtttgctcccttcagtgggcaacaaaagAATGTTAACCTTTTTGAAAAACCTTTCGACAAATTCTTTATTGTAAAACGCATTTCTGAAAACAACGAAACATTTAACAGCGTTTCACCGTTTCTAGTAGAAAAAGCAATGACAGGAGCACTTGGAGAAGTTGTTTCAACTCGAAAACTTCGCTCTGGTGACTTACTTGTAGAAGTCGGTAGCCGCAAGCAAGctcaacaaataattaaattaaaggtaTTAGCATCTCTAACCGGTAGTGAAAGCGCTCATACGGCGCTTAATTCTTCAAAAGGCGTAATAACCTGTGGCGAGCTATTTAACGACACCTTGGACAAAATTACAGCAGAATTGAAACCCGAAAAAGTGACGCATGTATGCCGTATAACaattcggcgggatggacaactccttctCACAAAACACTTTATTTTGACATTTAGTAGACCTAAATTGACAGAACGGGTAAAAGTGGGCTATATGAGACTAGCCGTGAGACCTTACATACCAAATCCTCTCTGGTGCTTTCAGTGCCAACGATTTGGACACTCGAAATCCAACTGCCGCGGGACTCTCACTTGCGCCCGGTATGCAGTGAAAGGCCACGAAAGTCAGCAATGTTCCGCTGAAGAAAAATGTGTGAATTGCAATGGCAATCACACTTCATTTTCTAGGTCATGTCCACGTTGGTTGATGGAGAAACAGATTCTAACaattaaacataaagaaaatatctcTTACTCTGAAGCTAGGCGTAAAGTACAGTGTGTCCAGACACCGACACCTGGTGTAACTTGTGCTTCCGTTttgcaaaaacaattttgtgCAAATTGCTCTTGCACTAATTGcgttaaaaatatcaatgaaagtaAGCCGCCTGTGAAATCAGACTCCGATTCTGAAAAGTCCGTAACTAGTGCTCCTGAAACTGGAAAACCTGAAATAGCTCAACGCAAACGGAAATCAAATGAATCACTAAAGCTTAAGCTTTCGAAACGTGGCGTTTCCGAAAAACATCTTTCACAAAAGATAAAAGCATCAAGTTTACATAACTCTGTCACTCTGGGACTTGCGAATCAGGGTATAGTCCAAAAGGATCTATCATCCATTTTCAGTGGCGTGCCCAATTGTCTCGAACTTATCGCACTACATTCATCCGAAGAAGAGGATGAAATCCAAATGAGTTGCGCAATAAGCATATTCTGGTGCAATGCCCGAGTTTTAATACATTTAGACGAAAccattttggtaaaaataacattgaattaa